In Planctomycetia bacterium, the sequence GCGGCCCCCCGACAAACGCGTTGAGCCCTGTTGCGACCGACAGCGCCAATTGCGTGCCGCTGCCCAATCCGGCGTGTTGTCGTGGAAGGGACTCTAATTCCACGCGGCAACGCGGCAACTCGCGCAGCCAGCCGGCCCGCACGAGCCGGTCCGCGCACCGTTGAATCCGCGCCGCGACAGGTCCATTCGACTCCCCTGCAACATGCACTTCCCACAGGTCGGCCGGTGCGATCGTCAATCTGAGCTGTGGATTGTCGATCATCAAGCCGACGCCGCCAAACTTCGG encodes:
- a CDS encoding GHMP kinase, giving the protein MSGRIVYAAAPSRLHFGLFSFGQVEGPKFGGVGLMIDNPQLRLTIAPADLWEVHVAGESNGPVAARIQRCADRLVRAGWLRELPRCRVELESLPRQHAGLGSGTQLALSVATGLNAFVGGP